In a genomic window of Deltaproteobacteria bacterium:
- a CDS encoding mannose-1-phosphate guanylyltransferase/mannose-6-phosphate isomerase, which produces MSFGNVVAIECRDSVFHAGSDLVAAVGVKDMVVVDTEDATLVIPKERAQDVRRVVDLLREKGAKERIEHRTVSRPWGSYTVL; this is translated from the coding sequence GTGTCCTTTGGAAACGTCGTTGCCATAGAGTGCAGAGATTCTGTCTTCCACGCCGGCTCTGACCTCGTTGCCGCTGTCGGTGTTAAGGACATGGTGGTCGTGGATACGGAGGACGCCACCCTGGTCATCCCGAAGGAGCGTGCCCAGGACGTAAGGAGGGTGGTGGATCTCTTGCGGGAGAAGGGGGCGAAGGAGCGCATAGAGCACCGTACGGTCTCCCGGCCCTGGGGAAGCTACACGGTCCT
- a CDS encoding mannose-6-phosphate isomerase, producing KHRLENPGMVPLNIIEVQNGEYVGEDDIVRFGDDYGREK from the coding sequence AAGCACCGGCTGGAAAATCCGGGCATGGTGCCCCTGAATATCATCGAGGTGCAGAACGGGGAGTACGTGGGGGAGGATGACATCGTCCGCTTCGGCGACGATTACGGGAGAGAGAAGTGA